From Prosthecobacter sp., the proteins below share one genomic window:
- a CDS encoding TonB-dependent receptor yields the protein MKPFPILILLSLSGAALAQTASTKKTTTQLNEVVITADKESPSLTVPSLEARKEQIAQTVPGGAGVVDAEDYKRGRASTLKDALDFAPGVLIQSRFGAEESRLSIRGSGIQRTFHGRGIWLMQDGVPLNLADGGFDMQAIEPLSSNYIEVYRGANALQYGATTLGGAINFISQTGHTASPFQSRFEIGSFNTRRAQISSGFVSGDMDVYASISASQTDGFRDYSEQESLRIFANIGTKLSANLENRFYLTWVDSKSQLPGSLLKTELNANPEIAAPGAQVPLVPGGAGYQRRDYQLFRLANKLTFSDGDNSLALSLFWSWKDLDHPIFQVIDQLSNDIGFDLRYDGHNHLLGLNNGLTVGLGFMYGNTEDNRYANVAGNRGALLAQNRTQSMNLNFYFQDQLHLTDTLSFIFGSSVTYANRDLNEELLFGLNNTDRQEFWGFSPKLGLLWDITPKSQVYFNASRSFEPPSFGELTAIGAGFPSLVSLRPQTATTLEIGTRGEADRIAWDFSYYYAWLDDEMLTLGVPGNATLTTNAGRTIHQGIEFALNADLWRNLTTASAEDYDRLVLRQNFLWNDFRFARDARWGDRMLPGIPPFYYRAELLYEHPCGFYFGPNVEWSPRRFAADLARTTFADPYALLGLKLGYRTKKGVSFFVEVRNLTDETYAPTTGVVQDASIAPTPFNPRPGAVFMPGDGRAFYAGVEFKW from the coding sequence ATGAAACCATTTCCCATTCTCATTTTACTCTCACTCTCCGGCGCTGCGCTCGCGCAGACCGCCTCCACGAAAAAAACCACGACCCAGCTCAACGAAGTCGTCATCACGGCGGACAAAGAGTCGCCTTCCCTCACGGTTCCGAGCCTTGAGGCCCGCAAAGAACAGATCGCGCAAACCGTCCCTGGCGGCGCGGGCGTCGTCGATGCGGAGGATTACAAGCGTGGTCGCGCCAGCACGCTGAAGGACGCGCTCGATTTCGCGCCGGGCGTGCTGATTCAATCACGCTTCGGCGCGGAGGAATCACGCCTTTCGATCCGTGGCAGCGGCATCCAGCGCACCTTCCACGGGCGCGGCATCTGGCTGATGCAGGATGGCGTGCCGTTGAACCTCGCCGATGGCGGCTTTGACATGCAGGCCATCGAGCCGTTGTCTTCCAATTACATCGAGGTTTATCGCGGGGCAAACGCTCTGCAATATGGCGCGACGACTCTGGGCGGCGCGATCAATTTCATCTCGCAGACCGGTCACACGGCCAGTCCGTTCCAGTCGCGCTTTGAGATCGGCAGCTTCAACACGCGGCGCGCGCAAATCTCCTCCGGCTTCGTGAGCGGGGACATGGATGTGTATGCGAGCATCAGCGCCTCGCAGACGGACGGCTTCCGTGACTACAGCGAGCAGGAAAGCCTGCGCATCTTTGCCAATATCGGCACGAAGCTCAGCGCAAACCTCGAAAATCGCTTCTACCTCACTTGGGTGGACAGCAAGTCGCAGCTTCCGGGCTCACTGCTCAAAACCGAGCTGAATGCCAATCCCGAGATCGCCGCACCAGGTGCGCAGGTGCCGCTGGTGCCAGGTGGAGCGGGGTATCAACGCCGTGATTACCAGCTCTTCCGCCTCGCCAACAAGCTGACCTTCTCCGACGGCGACAACTCGCTGGCGCTCTCCCTGTTCTGGTCGTGGAAAGACCTCGATCATCCGATTTTCCAGGTGATCGACCAGCTCAGCAACGACATCGGCTTCGACCTGCGTTACGACGGGCACAATCATCTCCTCGGACTGAACAACGGCCTGACCGTGGGTCTTGGCTTCATGTATGGGAACACCGAGGACAACCGCTACGCGAACGTGGCCGGCAATCGCGGCGCCCTGCTGGCGCAGAACCGGACGCAGTCGATGAACCTGAACTTCTACTTTCAGGACCAGCTTCATCTCACGGACACCCTGTCGTTCATCTTCGGTTCTTCAGTCACCTATGCGAACCGCGATTTGAATGAGGAATTGCTCTTCGGTCTGAACAACACCGACCGGCAGGAGTTCTGGGGCTTCAGTCCGAAGCTGGGACTGCTGTGGGACATCACGCCGAAGTCGCAGGTCTATTTCAATGCCAGCCGCAGCTTCGAGCCGCCTTCATTTGGCGAACTGACCGCCATTGGCGCCGGTTTTCCTTCACTGGTGTCTCTGCGGCCGCAGACGGCCACGACATTGGAAATTGGCACACGTGGCGAGGCAGATCGCATCGCCTGGGACTTCAGCTACTACTACGCATGGCTGGATGACGAGATGCTCACGCTCGGCGTGCCGGGCAATGCCACGCTGACGACGAACGCGGGCCGCACGATCCACCAGGGCATCGAATTCGCGCTCAATGCCGATCTGTGGCGCAATCTGACCACGGCATCCGCCGAGGATTATGACCGCCTCGTGCTGCGGCAGAACTTTCTGTGGAATGACTTCCGCTTCGCCCGTGACGCGCGCTGGGGAGACCGCATGCTGCCGGGCATCCCACCGTTCTACTATCGTGCGGAGCTGCTGTATGAGCATCCCTGCGGCTTTTACTTCGGCCCGAACGTGGAATGGTCGCCGCGCCGCTTCGCCGCCGATCTGGCGCGCACGACTTTTGCCGATCCATATGCCCTGCTCGGCTTGAAGCTCGGCTACCGCACCAAGAAGGGCGTCTCCTTCTTCGTCGAGGTACGCAATCTCACGGATGAAACCTACGCGCCTACCACCGGCGTCGTGCAGGATGCCTCCATCGCTCCCACCCCCTTCAATCCACGACCCGGCGCCGTCTTCATGCCGGGTGATGGCCGTGCGTTTTACGCCGGTGTCGAGTTTAAATGGTAG